A window from Leptotrichia sp. oral taxon 215 str. W9775 encodes these proteins:
- the dnaN gene encoding DNA polymerase III subunit beta — MLNVKVDRKEILKAIQIVENSVTENKIREVLSGIYIEAKENCIILKGTDLELSINTEISGEINSEGKIVIKHKLIEEFLKQITDEKIELIEEQGKLIIRTDSTNTEFSLYDAENYPTPSRFEMGVEYTFEKSKLLANIENVKISASTDAENLAVNCIRLEIEDNKLKLVSSDTYRLTYIEEELEENQKNKEGLSVSIPLKTIDGLIKIMKLIDEETISFKSDGTRVFFKFSNVEILTRVIELQFPDYKSILKSAQHDKKILLNTKDFLSVLKRTLIFVRDNKDSKNGGIFSFENNKLILTGISENAKIKEELSTIQEGENLKISLNVKFLVDYISIIGGKVTELKLLNSKSSVVVKDEADDKSVYFTMPLALRE, encoded by the coding sequence ATGCTTAATGTTAAAGTTGATAGAAAAGAAATTTTAAAAGCTATTCAGATAGTTGAAAATTCAGTAACAGAAAATAAAATAAGGGAAGTACTTTCAGGTATTTATATAGAGGCCAAAGAAAATTGTATAATATTGAAGGGAACAGATCTTGAATTATCAATTAATACTGAAATCTCAGGTGAGATAAATTCCGAGGGGAAAATAGTAATAAAACATAAGCTGATTGAAGAATTTTTAAAACAGATAACTGATGAGAAAATAGAATTAATTGAAGAACAAGGAAAGCTTATAATAAGAACAGACAGTACAAATACTGAATTTTCCCTTTATGATGCGGAAAATTATCCTACACCTTCAAGATTTGAAATGGGAGTAGAATATACTTTTGAAAAAAGTAAACTTCTCGCAAATATAGAAAATGTAAAAATTTCAGCTTCAACAGATGCAGAAAATCTTGCGGTAAACTGTATAAGACTTGAAATAGAAGATAATAAGCTTAAGCTTGTTTCTTCTGATACTTACAGACTTACTTACATTGAAGAGGAACTGGAAGAAAATCAGAAGAATAAGGAAGGATTAAGTGTAAGTATTCCTTTAAAAACAATCGACGGATTAATAAAAATAATGAAACTTATAGATGAAGAAACTATAAGCTTTAAATCTGACGGAACAAGAGTATTTTTTAAATTTTCAAATGTAGAAATTTTAACAAGAGTAATAGAATTACAGTTTCCAGATTACAAATCAATATTGAAAAGTGCCCAGCATGATAAGAAAATTCTTTTAAATACAAAAGATTTTCTGTCAGTATTGAAAAGAACATTAATATTCGTTAGAGATAATAAGGATTCAAAAAATGGTGGTATTTTCAGTTTTGAAAATAATAAACTTATACTTACAGGTATAAGTGAAAATGCCAAGATAAAAGAAGAACTTTCAACAATACAGGAAGGTGAAAATTTAAAAATTTCATTAAATGTTAAATTCCTGGTAGATTATATTTCAATTATTGGTGGTAAAGTGACAGAACTGAAATTACTGAATTCAAAGAGTTCAGTAGTGGTAAAAGATGAAGCTGATGATAAGTCTGTGTATTTCACTATGCCATTAGCATTGAGAGAGTAA